From Virgibacillus natechei, the proteins below share one genomic window:
- a CDS encoding class I SAM-dependent DNA methyltransferase: MAYKQMAYVYDKLMMHAPYNEWVNFTQAAIKRSGKKIEQIADLGCGTGEITTRLAKAGYSMTGVDYSTEMLTYAEHKASKDKLSIQWLCQDLRELEGLIHFDAVVSYCDVMNYITTEEELKSVFKRAADSLNDGGLFIFDVHSLSHVDQHYINQIFADVMDDASYIWFCSEGDEPGEMYHDLTFFSLDGEMYERFDEYHHQRTYSIEFYKQLLVAAGFENVEIYADFKLIDENIDDNSERIFFLAEKRSV, encoded by the coding sequence ATGGCATACAAACAAATGGCTTATGTATATGACAAGCTAATGATGCATGCCCCATACAACGAATGGGTTAATTTCACGCAAGCAGCTATTAAAAGATCAGGAAAAAAGATTGAACAAATAGCAGATTTGGGCTGTGGAACAGGAGAAATCACTACACGGCTGGCCAAGGCTGGCTATTCCATGACAGGTGTTGATTATTCTACAGAAATGCTAACCTATGCCGAACATAAGGCTAGTAAAGACAAGCTTTCTATTCAATGGCTATGTCAGGATTTGAGAGAGTTAGAGGGACTGATTCATTTCGATGCAGTTGTTAGTTACTGTGATGTTATGAATTATATTACAACTGAAGAAGAGTTAAAGTCGGTTTTTAAACGAGCTGCGGATTCATTAAACGATGGTGGTTTGTTTATTTTTGATGTTCACTCTTTGTCCCACGTAGACCAACATTATATCAATCAAATATTTGCAGATGTTATGGATGATGCTTCCTATATATGGTTTTGCTCAGAAGGAGATGAACCTGGAGAGATGTACCATGATTTAACATTTTTTTCCTTAGATGGGGAAATGTATGAAAGATTTGATGAATATCATCATCAACGAACTTACTCCATTGAATTTTATAAGCAATTATTGGTAGCAGCAGGATTTGAAAATGTTGAAATATATGCTGATTTTAAGTTAATAGACGAAAATATAGATGATAATTCAGAGAGAATTTTCTTTTTGGCTGAAAAAAGGTCGGTATAA
- the rsfS gene encoding ribosome silencing factor yields the protein MENNEVIQIAAEACDDIRAEDIIALDMNQVSLVADYFLICHGNTERQVQAIARSIKQAMDERDIPVGRIEGMEQGRWVLVDTGDVLCHIFHKDERNYYNLERLWGDAARVPLHIGEEG from the coding sequence ATGGAAAACAATGAAGTTATTCAAATAGCAGCAGAAGCTTGTGATGATATAAGAGCAGAGGACATTATTGCTTTAGATATGAATCAGGTTTCCTTAGTAGCAGATTATTTTCTCATTTGTCACGGTAACACGGAAAGACAAGTACAGGCGATTGCTCGTTCGATTAAACAGGCAATGGACGAGAGGGATATACCAGTTGGGCGTATTGAAGGAATGGAACAAGGACGATGGGTATTGGTTGATACAGGTGATGTTTTATGTCATATCTTTCATAAGGACGAACGAAATTATTATAATTTAGAGCGTTTATGGGGAGATGCGGCTAGAGTACCCCTGCACATCGGTGAGGAAGGTTAA
- the yqeK gene encoding bis(5'-nucleosyl)-tetraphosphatase (symmetrical) YqeK: MEISEAVARVKPHLTKERFDHTLRVAETAVHLADLYGESKEKAELAAIFHDYAKQFPLHELERRITSSSLSKDLLLYHHELWHGPVAAVLVEQEFGIKDSGIRDAIQYHTTGRAKMSKMERIIYLADYIEPGRSFPGIDEVREMAEKNLKFACLMAIRNSIHYLMQKKATIYPDTFHAYNDLTRCLDGGNFINGKQ, from the coding sequence ATGGAAATAAGTGAAGCAGTAGCCCGTGTAAAACCACACTTAACCAAAGAACGTTTTGATCATACATTACGTGTTGCAGAGACTGCGGTCCACCTTGCAGATTTATACGGTGAATCAAAGGAAAAAGCAGAACTCGCAGCCATTTTCCATGATTATGCGAAACAATTTCCGTTACATGAGTTAGAAAGAAGGATCACAAGCAGTTCACTGTCGAAAGATCTACTTCTCTATCATCATGAACTATGGCATGGTCCTGTTGCAGCGGTACTTGTTGAGCAGGAATTTGGTATAAAAGATTCCGGAATACGAGATGCTATTCAATACCATACAACAGGAAGAGCAAAGATGAGTAAAATGGAAAGGATCATCTATCTGGCAGATTACATTGAGCCAGGGAGAAGTTTTCCAGGAATTGATGAAGTAAGGGAAATGGCTGAAAAAAACTTGAAGTTTGCATGCTTGATGGCGATACGAAACTCAATTCATTATCTGATGCAAAAAAAAGCAACTATATACCCAGATACATTTCATGCGTATAATGACTTAACTAGATGTTTAGATGGAGGTAATTTTATAAATGGAAAACAATGA
- a CDS encoding nicotinate-nucleotide adenylyltransferase: MKRVGILGGTFDPPHLGHLVIAEETRLALGLEEIWFIPSYTPPHKDEAKTSVEDRIGMVEQAIEANDSFKINTIEVDRLGKSYTFDTMTALRLEYPSIDFYFIIGADMVEYLPHWDRIDDLINLVKFVGAKRTGYKLKTDYPIIEVDMPIIDISSTGIRNRLANKKTVHYLIPDTVYSYIKENQLYGNK; this comes from the coding sequence ATGAAACGAGTTGGTATTTTAGGTGGAACTTTTGATCCCCCACATTTGGGGCATCTGGTAATAGCTGAAGAAACACGATTGGCGCTGGGCTTAGAGGAAATATGGTTTATTCCATCTTATACGCCGCCACATAAGGATGAAGCAAAAACGAGTGTAGAAGATCGAATAGGAATGGTAGAACAAGCAATAGAAGCTAACGATTCTTTTAAAATAAATACAATAGAAGTGGATCGCTTGGGGAAGTCATATACATTCGATACAATGACAGCATTACGCCTTGAATATCCATCGATTGATTTCTATTTTATAATTGGAGCGGATATGGTTGAATACTTACCGCACTGGGATAGAATAGATGACCTCATTAATCTGGTAAAATTCGTAGGTGCTAAAAGAACAGGTTATAAGTTAAAAACGGATTACCCAATTATTGAGGTCGATATGCCAATAATTGATATATCATCAACAGGAATAAGAAATCGATTAGCCAATAAAAAAACGGTTCATTATTTAATACCCGATACTGTTTATAGCTATATTAAGGAGAATCAATTGTATGGAAATAAGTGA
- the yhbY gene encoding ribosome assembly RNA-binding protein YhbY produces the protein MLTGKQKRFLRSEANQLKPIFQVGKDGVNENMIQQIKEALEKRELMKVNVLQNSLEDKDTVAEQLAEGTNAEVAQVIGNIIVLYKESQENKQIRLP, from the coding sequence ATGTTAACAGGAAAACAAAAAAGATTTTTGCGATCGGAAGCCAATCAATTAAAACCAATTTTCCAGGTGGGTAAAGATGGTGTTAATGAGAACATGATTCAACAGATTAAAGAAGCCTTAGAAAAAAGGGAATTAATGAAAGTAAATGTTCTGCAAAATAGTTTAGAAGACAAAGATACCGTTGCAGAGCAATTAGCTGAGGGAACAAATGCGGAAGTTGCTCAAGTTATTGGAAATATAATTGTATTGTATAAGGAATCTCAAGAGAATAAGCAAATCAGGCTGCCATAA
- the aroE gene encoding shikimate dehydrogenase, with translation MYYRLALIGYPINHSLSPWIHEHFLEKANLNGDYSTFEISPDDSFSLKVKQLMNDNVQGFNVTVPYKEKIISFLDEIDESAEKIGAVNTVVNRNGRWIGYNTDGIGYMRSLESKFPNFHQDKAKRILIIGAGGATRGIYHALVQSGFLNIDITNRTTEKAAEIAKLKSDATTTNIFSLDQAEQMIKNYDVIIQTTSVGMKPNPDNIVFKMNELKETSIVSDIIYQPLETRLLKEAGEKGVGLHYGHTMLLYQAQYAFEIWTGLKVPMGSMDRQLKHKLEGR, from the coding sequence ATGTATTATCGTTTAGCGCTCATTGGTTATCCAATAAATCACTCACTATCACCATGGATTCACGAGCATTTTTTGGAAAAAGCAAATTTAAATGGTGACTACTCCACTTTCGAAATTAGTCCAGATGATTCCTTTTCATTAAAAGTCAAACAATTAATGAACGATAATGTGCAAGGGTTTAATGTCACCGTTCCTTATAAAGAAAAAATCATCTCGTTTTTAGATGAAATAGACGAGAGTGCAGAAAAGATTGGTGCTGTTAATACCGTTGTTAATCGAAACGGAAGGTGGATCGGTTATAATACGGATGGAATAGGATATATGCGATCCTTAGAGAGTAAATTCCCGAATTTCCACCAGGATAAAGCAAAGCGTATTCTTATAATTGGTGCTGGTGGTGCAACAAGAGGTATTTATCATGCGTTGGTTCAGTCTGGATTTTTAAACATAGATATAACGAATCGAACGACTGAAAAGGCTGCAGAAATAGCGAAATTAAAAAGCGATGCTACAACAACTAACATTTTTTCATTGGATCAGGCTGAACAAATGATAAAGAACTATGATGTTATCATTCAAACAACATCAGTAGGAATGAAACCAAATCCTGATAATATTGTGTTTAAAATGAATGAACTTAAGGAAACGAGTATCGTTAGTGATATTATTTATCAACCACTGGAGACGAGACTTTTGAAAGAAGCAGGAGAAAAAGGTGTCGGATTACATTACGGTCACACGATGCTTTTATATCAAGCTCAATATGCTTTTGAAATATGGACAGGTCTTAAAGTACCTATGGGAAGTATGGACAGACAATTAAAACATAAATTGGAAGGACGATAA
- the yqeH gene encoding ribosome biogenesis GTPase YqeH yields the protein MSNIYCQGCGVLIQTSDKEAPGYTPKSSLEREDVLCQRCFRLKHYNEIQDVSITDDDFLKMVSSIRDTNGFVVHVIDVFDVDGSLIKSLPRIIGDNPIVLVGNKVDLLPKSTNRRKLVQWLRTSAKEAGVNVKDVFLISSMNGDGIEELTFELENYRDNKDVYIVGTTNVGKSTFINRLIKQTSGMGDVITTSYFPGTTLGFIEIPLDDETSLIDTPGIVNKQQMAHYVSEQDLKLINPEKEIKPRVYQLESKQTLFFGGLARLDFIKGEKESFVCYFSNQLPIHRTKLDNADNLYKNHVGGLLSPPNKKTLEIVPKLTKNTHRLSGDKTDIVFPGLGWVSVSGKDITVVAHSPKGVAVSVRKSLL from the coding sequence TTGAGTAATATATATTGTCAAGGATGTGGTGTGCTTATTCAAACATCCGATAAGGAAGCACCTGGTTATACACCAAAATCATCCCTTGAAAGAGAAGATGTACTGTGTCAAAGATGTTTTCGTTTAAAGCATTATAATGAGATACAAGACGTTTCCATTACGGATGATGATTTCCTGAAAATGGTTAGTAGCATCCGAGATACAAATGGCTTTGTTGTACATGTTATTGATGTTTTTGATGTAGATGGAAGTTTAATTAAGAGCCTCCCGCGTATTATTGGTGATAATCCAATTGTGTTAGTAGGGAATAAGGTTGATTTATTACCTAAATCAACCAATAGGCGAAAACTTGTACAATGGTTGAGAACTTCTGCTAAAGAAGCAGGAGTGAATGTGAAGGATGTTTTCTTAATCTCATCAATGAATGGTGATGGTATAGAAGAGTTAACATTTGAATTAGAGAATTATAGAGATAATAAGGATGTATATATTGTAGGAACGACTAATGTAGGAAAATCAACCTTTATTAATCGTTTAATAAAGCAAACAAGTGGAATGGGTGATGTAATCACAACATCATACTTCCCGGGTACAACATTAGGCTTTATCGAGATTCCATTGGATGATGAAACTTCCTTAATCGATACACCTGGTATCGTAAATAAACAACAGATGGCACATTATGTTTCAGAGCAAGATTTAAAATTGATTAATCCTGAAAAAGAAATCAAGCCACGCGTCTACCAGTTGGAAAGTAAGCAGACCTTATTTTTTGGAGGCTTGGCCAGATTAGACTTTATTAAAGGAGAAAAAGAATCATTTGTATGTTATTTCTCAAATCAGCTTCCAATACACCGGACAAAATTAGATAATGCGGATAACCTATATAAAAATCATGTTGGAGGTTTGCTGTCACCTCCGAATAAGAAAACATTGGAAATAGTACCAAAACTAACGAAAAATACGCATCGCCTATCAGGAGATAAAACAGACATTGTCTTTCCAGGATTGGGTTGGGTAAGTGTATCTGGGAAAGATATAACGGTGGTTGCGCATAGTCCTAAAGGTGTAGCTGTATCGGTAAGAAAATCACTGCTTTAA
- a CDS encoding YqeG family HAD IIIA-type phosphatase, whose product MIKNFLPNEHVKSIFDIQPSTLNERGIKGIITDLDNTLVAWDVKDATPEVIQWFKLMEDYNIKVTIISNNKEERVKIFSDPLNTPFVFSARKPLSKAFITVARKMELKKEEVVVIGDQVLTDVLGGNIAGFHTILVVPIVQTDGKITKINRKIERRILKYMRKKGKISWEE is encoded by the coding sequence GTGATTAAAAATTTTTTGCCAAATGAACATGTTAAAAGTATATTTGATATTCAACCATCAACGTTAAATGAAAGAGGGATAAAGGGGATTATTACGGATTTAGATAATACGTTAGTGGCTTGGGATGTAAAAGACGCTACTCCTGAAGTAATACAATGGTTTAAATTGATGGAGGATTATAATATTAAAGTTACTATTATTTCCAATAATAAAGAGGAGCGCGTTAAAATTTTTTCCGACCCATTAAATACCCCATTTGTATTTAGTGCTCGTAAACCTTTAAGTAAGGCCTTTATAACAGTCGCTAGAAAAATGGAGTTAAAGAAAGAAGAGGTTGTAGTTATCGGCGACCAGGTACTAACAGATGTTCTTGGGGGGAATATAGCAGGCTTTCATACTATTTTAGTAGTTCCAATTGTACAAACAGATGGTAAAATAACAAAGATTAACCGTAAAATTGAACGAAGAATTTTAAAATATATGCGTAAAAAAGGAAAAATAAGCTGGGAGGAATAA
- the sda gene encoding sporulation histidine kinase inhibitor Sda, translating to MKYLSDELLLESYHKANELSLSPDFLSLIEEEINRRHLWYKTKCKRSRSGQV from the coding sequence ATGAAATATTTGTCAGATGAATTGTTATTGGAATCTTATCATAAAGCAAATGAATTAAGTTTAAGCCCTGATTTTCTATCATTAATCGAAGAAGAAATAAATAGAAGGCATTTATGGTACAAAACTAAATGTAAACGGTCAAGGTCAGGTCAAGTTTAA
- a CDS encoding Na+/H+ antiporter subunit A yields MTVLHWATIAPFLLAILIPFFYKYARRIHTGWFVLILPLVLFIYFLSYIPVTSSGDTIMNSVPWVPSLGIYFDVYVDGLSLLFALLITGIGTLVVLYSIYYLSKKNERLNNFYVYLLMFMGAMLGVVLSDNLIVLYVFWEVTSISSSLLISYWFHREKSTNGAQKSMFITVFGGLSMLGGFSLLYVMTDTFSIREIIANVDLVTTSSLFLPAMILILLGAFTKSAQFPFHIWLPDAMEAPTPVSAYLHSATMVKAGIYLVARLTPVFGGSAEWFWIISLVGITTLVWGAISAVRQKDLKSILAFSTVSQLGLIMTLLGLGSASLYFDVGAEDTLYTTAILAAVFHLINHATFKGSLFMTAGIIDHETGTRDIRKLGGLMTIMPITFTISLIGLASMAGLPPFNGFLSKEMFFEGTVNATQFGIFNMETWGMLFPVLAWVASVLTFVYCAIMFFKTFTGKFKPENYDVHVHEAPFGMLISPIVLGSLVVIFGLFPNLLAYSLIEPAMASILPNLLEPGQQFDVGISHWHGVNTALLMTIGVIVVGIVIYLMMKKWSKLPFYLKERDPLNRLYDNGVSGLISGSQAVTRAQMTGSLRDYFVYMCGFSILLLGYTMYRYDAFAIDTASTSSISPFMWIVALVFIGATISIAFVNHRITAVIVIGIIGFLLALLFVIFRAPDLALTQLLVETVTVVLFMLVFYHLPDLQRRTAKLRFNILNLIISLGVGSLFTAIAVSSFALGQDANFESISEFFIENSKELAGGYNMVNVILVDFRGLDTLLEVLVLGIAALGVVTLIKLRFTGREDV; encoded by the coding sequence TTGACGGTTTTACATTGGGCTACAATTGCCCCCTTTTTGTTAGCCATTTTAATTCCATTTTTTTATAAGTATGCAAGGCGAATACATACAGGGTGGTTTGTTCTTATACTCCCCCTCGTTTTGTTTATTTATTTCTTATCCTATATCCCCGTGACATCGTCCGGTGATACAATTATGAATTCAGTACCATGGGTTCCTTCACTTGGGATCTACTTTGATGTTTACGTCGATGGGCTGAGTTTGTTATTTGCACTGCTTATAACAGGAATAGGAACGTTAGTTGTTTTATATTCGATTTATTATTTATCCAAGAAAAATGAAAGGTTAAATAATTTCTACGTTTATTTGTTAATGTTTATGGGAGCGATGCTCGGGGTTGTCTTATCTGATAACCTAATTGTCCTCTACGTATTCTGGGAAGTAACAAGTATTTCTTCTTCTCTACTAATCAGCTATTGGTTCCATCGTGAAAAATCTACGAATGGTGCACAGAAATCCATGTTTATTACTGTATTCGGTGGACTTTCCATGCTTGGTGGTTTCTCATTACTATATGTCATGACGGATACATTTAGTATTCGAGAGATAATTGCAAATGTGGATTTGGTCACAACGAGCAGCCTATTCTTACCAGCAATGATACTTATTTTGCTTGGTGCATTTACAAAATCTGCTCAATTTCCATTTCATATATGGCTCCCGGATGCAATGGAAGCTCCAACTCCAGTAAGTGCCTATTTACATTCAGCTACCATGGTTAAAGCAGGGATCTATCTTGTGGCACGGCTCACTCCTGTATTCGGAGGCAGTGCAGAATGGTTCTGGATTATTTCTCTTGTAGGTATCACGACACTTGTTTGGGGGGCTATTTCAGCCGTTAGGCAAAAAGATCTGAAATCCATTCTAGCCTTCTCGACTGTTAGTCAACTTGGTTTGATTATGACGTTACTTGGACTTGGTTCAGCTTCCCTCTATTTTGATGTCGGTGCTGAAGACACGCTTTACACAACAGCGATCTTGGCAGCTGTTTTCCATTTAATAAATCATGCAACCTTTAAGGGTAGTCTGTTTATGACAGCAGGGATTATTGATCATGAAACCGGCACACGAGATATCCGTAAACTCGGTGGTCTCATGACAATCATGCCGATTACATTTACCATCTCATTAATTGGACTTGCATCAATGGCTGGTTTACCACCATTTAATGGTTTCCTAAGTAAAGAAATGTTCTTTGAAGGAACGGTAAATGCTACACAATTTGGTATATTTAATATGGAAACTTGGGGCATGCTTTTCCCAGTTCTAGCATGGGTTGCAAGTGTACTTACATTTGTTTACTGTGCAATCATGTTCTTTAAGACTTTTACTGGAAAATTCAAGCCGGAGAACTATGACGTTCATGTTCATGAAGCTCCATTTGGCATGCTTATTAGCCCGATTGTTCTTGGTTCATTAGTAGTTATTTTCGGACTGTTTCCGAACTTACTAGCGTATTCGTTGATTGAACCGGCAATGGCATCGATTTTGCCAAACCTTTTAGAGCCTGGTCAGCAATTCGATGTAGGTATTTCTCATTGGCATGGAGTAAACACCGCTCTACTTATGACTATTGGTGTTATTGTTGTAGGAATAGTGATTTATCTGATGATGAAGAAATGGTCAAAACTGCCTTTCTATTTGAAAGAGCGCGATCCATTAAATAGGCTTTACGATAATGGTGTTTCTGGATTAATCAGTGGTTCACAAGCTGTAACACGTGCTCAAATGACTGGTTCACTTAGAGATTACTTTGTCTATATGTGTGGTTTTTCTATATTATTATTGGGTTATACCATGTATCGTTATGATGCGTTTGCAATTGATACAGCAAGTACGTCGTCAATTAGTCCATTTATGTGGATAGTTGCACTTGTATTTATCGGGGCAACCATTTCAATTGCGTTTGTTAATCACCGGATCACTGCAGTTATCGTAATAGGGATTATTGGATTTCTTCTCGCGCTCCTATTTGTTATATTTCGAGCGCCAGATTTAGCTCTTACACAATTATTGGTAGAGACTGTAACAGTTGTCCTGTTTATGCTAGTCTTTTATCATTTGCCGGATCTTCAAAGAAGAACCGCCAAGCTACGTTTTAATATCCTTAATTTGATTATTTCGCTTGGTGTTGGATCACTATTTACAGCTATTGCAGTCAGTTCCTTTGCACTTGGGCAAGATGCAAACTTTGAGTCGATATCCGAATTTTTCATTGAAAATTCCAAGGAATTAGCAGGTGGATATAATATGGTTAACGTAATACTAGTTGATTTCCGTGGACTTGATACATTGCTTGAAGTACTTGTACTTGGTATTGCAGCTCTTGGTGTTGTTACGTTAATTAAACTTCGATTTACAGGGAGGGAAGATGTGTGA
- a CDS encoding Na(+)/H(+) antiporter subunit B — MKQIKSNDVMLRTVTRVVTFIILSFSLYLFFAGHNAPGGGFIGGLMTASALLLMYLAFDMKTLRKALPFDFTALISIGLLLAIGTGVTTMLLGYPFLTQFFAYFQLPIIGETELTTALPFDLGIFLVVVGIALTITLTIAEDDK; from the coding sequence GTGAAACAAATAAAATCCAATGATGTTATGCTTCGCACTGTAACTAGAGTTGTGACATTTATCATTCTCTCGTTTTCTCTTTATTTATTTTTTGCCGGTCATAATGCCCCTGGTGGCGGCTTTATCGGTGGATTAATGACAGCTAGCGCTTTGTTGCTGATGTATCTTGCATTTGACATGAAAACGTTAAGGAAAGCACTACCGTTTGACTTCACGGCACTAATTTCAATCGGTTTGTTACTTGCCATTGGAACTGGGGTAACGACAATGCTTCTTGGTTATCCATTTTTAACTCAATTTTTTGCTTACTTCCAGCTACCTATAATTGGAGAGACTGAGCTTACGACTGCTCTTCCATTCGATCTTGGTATCTTTCTAGTAGTAGTTGGGATTGCCTTAACGATCACTTTAACAATTGCGGAGGATGATAAGTAA
- a CDS encoding Na(+)/H(+) antiporter subunit C: protein MEILMSIMIGVLFTVGTYMLLTRSLLRVILGTMLMSHGANLLLFTMAGLQRGVAPLLGSGAEAYADPLPQALVLTAIVISFGVTSFLLVLAYRTYKVHNTDDLDQLRGSVDE, encoded by the coding sequence ATGGAAATACTAATGTCTATCATGATTGGTGTCCTCTTTACGGTTGGTACTTATATGCTTCTTACTAGAAGCTTATTACGTGTTATCCTTGGTACGATGTTAATGTCACACGGGGCAAATCTGCTTCTATTTACTATGGCAGGGCTACAAAGAGGTGTAGCACCGTTGTTGGGTTCAGGAGCTGAGGCTTATGCCGATCCACTACCACAAGCTCTTGTTTTAACAGCAATCGTTATTAGTTTTGGGGTCACTTCATTCCTACTTGTATTAGCCTATCGAACGTATAAGGTGCATAATACGGATGATTTAGACCAATTAAGGGGATCTGTTGATGAATAA
- a CDS encoding Na+/H+ antiporter subunit D encodes MNNIVILPILIPFIIGAILILFAKKHTVQRVISGVTAIGMLVISIYLAIYVYQNGITTLELGNWSAPFGIVLVADMFATLMLVLSSIVGVVCLFFAYQTISSEREKYYFYPFYFFLLTGVNGAFLTGDLFNLFVFFEVMLISSYVLIVMGGTKYQLRESVKYVVINVFASALFIIAIAYIYAVTGTFNMAHIAERVAELEQTGILNVIAVLLFIVFAMKGALFPLYFWLPRSYYGPPAAIAALFGGLLTKVGIYAIIRSFTLIFIHDPTFTHKGIIATIAGLTMFFGVLGAVSQFDFKRILSYHIISQVGYMVMGLGIYTRLAIAGAIFYIAHHIIVKSALFLFAGATQRITGTTDLKQMGGLLKTHPYLAWMFLIGALSLAGIPPLSGFFSKFPIILSGFEEGQYVISGVALLVGLLTLFSMIKIFNYAFWGEPKHTEEQANFPVGKLLLPIVPLVALTIILGFAAEPVFQYSLQIADQIMDPSIYIESVLKE; translated from the coding sequence ATGAATAATATTGTTATACTTCCAATTTTAATCCCATTTATTATTGGAGCAATTTTGATTTTATTTGCAAAAAAACATACCGTGCAGCGTGTGATTAGTGGAGTCACTGCTATTGGTATGCTCGTTATTTCAATTTATCTGGCCATTTATGTTTACCAGAATGGTATTACCACTCTAGAATTAGGAAATTGGTCAGCACCTTTTGGAATCGTACTTGTTGCTGATATGTTTGCAACTCTGATGCTCGTCTTGTCCAGTATCGTTGGTGTTGTATGCTTGTTCTTTGCATATCAAACCATTTCATCCGAACGGGAGAAGTATTATTTCTATCCTTTTTACTTCTTCTTGTTAACAGGTGTAAACGGTGCTTTCTTAACAGGCGATTTATTTAACTTATTTGTCTTTTTTGAAGTGATGTTGATTTCTTCCTATGTTCTTATTGTGATGGGTGGAACGAAATATCAACTCCGTGAATCGGTGAAATATGTAGTTATCAATGTTTTTGCTTCTGCTCTTTTTATTATCGCAATAGCATATATCTATGCTGTTACGGGCACGTTCAATATGGCACATATTGCGGAGCGAGTAGCAGAACTTGAGCAAACTGGTATCTTAAATGTCATTGCAGTACTCTTATTTATTGTCTTTGCAATGAAAGGGGCATTATTTCCTCTTTATTTTTGGCTGCCACGTTCTTACTATGGTCCGCCTGCAGCTATAGCTGCATTGTTTGGTGGCTTACTTACAAAAGTTGGTATCTATGCGATTATTCGTTCATTTACGTTAATATTTATTCATGATCCAACGTTTACTCATAAAGGAATTATCGCAACAATAGCTGGTTTGACAATGTTTTTTGGTGTTCTTGGAGCCGTATCTCAATTTGACTTCAAACGTATCCTTTCCTATCATATAATCAGCCAAGTTGGTTACATGGTTATGGGACTCGGAATTTACACGAGACTTGCAATAGCAGGCGCCATTTTTTACATTGCACATCATATTATTGTTAAGTCTGCTCTCTTTCTGTTTGCGGGAGCAACTCAACGAATTACAGGTACAACAGATCTGAAGCAAATGGGTGGTTTATTAAAGACGCACCCCTATCTTGCTTGGATGTTCTTGATTGGTGCACTGTCTTTAGCAGGAATACCACCATTAAGTGGATTCTTTAGTAAATTTCCGATTATACTATCAGGTTTTGAAGAAGGACAGTATGTTATTTCAGGTGTAGCTCTATTAGTTGGACTGTTAACGCTCTTCTCGATGATCAAGATTTTCAATTATGCTTTCTGGGGAGAACCAAAACACACAGAAGAACAAGCTAACTTCCCTGTCGGTAAGCTATTACTACCAATTGTCCCACTCGTTGCCTTAACTATTATTCTTGGCTTCGCAGCTGAGCCTGTTTTTCAATATTCATTGCAAATTGCAGATCAAATTATGGATCCATCGATTTATATCGAATCTGTTCTTAAGGAGTAG
- a CDS encoding Na+/H+ antiporter subunit E, with the protein MAYQILLNIVIAVIWTFLQNSYTGIDFLVGYVIGIFILLVLRRFLLFDFYFNRVWAIIKLTLLFIYKLLAANLDMIKIVLSLKLDIKPGIVAVPTKLETEWELTLLASLISLTPGTLSMDFSDDNKIIYIHAIDVPDKEAMINEIQNSFEHAIMEVTK; encoded by the coding sequence ATGGCTTATCAAATCTTATTAAATATTGTAATTGCGGTCATTTGGACATTCTTACAAAATAGCTACACGGGGATTGACTTTCTTGTAGGTTATGTAATAGGGATCTTTATTCTACTTGTCCTACGTCGCTTTTTACTTTTTGACTTCTATTTCAATCGCGTATGGGCGATTATAAAACTGACGTTGCTTTTCATTTATAAGCTATTAGCAGCGAATCTTGATATGATCAAAATAGTACTCAGTCTAAAGCTGGATATTAAACCAGGAATTGTCGCAGTTCCGACAAAACTTGAAACGGAATGGGAATTAACCTTACTCGCATCCCTAATCTCATTAACACCTGGTACCCTATCAATGGATTTCTCAGATGACAATAAAATTATTTATATTCATGCGATAGATGTTCCAGATAAGGAAGCAATGATTAATGAGATTCAAAATTCGTTTGAACATGCAATCATGGAGGTGACAAAATAA